A DNA window from bacterium contains the following coding sequences:
- a CDS encoding ATP-binding protein: protein MRLFIFDDRLEIRSPGRLPNAASLEELPLGDHHPRNKLLFSLLEGLGYGERIGTGIPRMIRLCRENGYKKPEFKEIGEEFWVTLYGRKI from the coding sequence ATCAGGCTCTTTATCTTTGATGACCGATTGGAGATTCGCAGCCCTGGTAGACTTCCTAATGCCGCTTCTCTTGAAGAACTTCCACTGGGTGACCATCACCCTCGTAATAAGCTTCTTTTCTCTCTCTTAGAAGGGCTTGGTTACGGAGAGCGAATAGGAACCGGTATTCCCAGAATGATCAGACTGTGTCGGGAAAATGGGTATAAAAAGCCGGAATTTAAAGAAATAGGCGAAGAATTCTGGGTTACCCTTTACGGAAGGAAAATATGA
- a CDS encoding XTP/dITP diphosphatase, with translation MSQELEIVIASGNQGKIEEIKDILKDWRVKILSLRDYPDMAPIVEDGRTFEENAVKKAETVCRFTGKIALADDSGLEVDALNGAPGVMSARYAGEGATKEALNKKLLKAMEDVPEQKRTARFRCVMAIAQPDRQTQVVSGKCEGIIAHAMRGDYGFGYDPVFVVPSFGKTMAELGGEIKNRISHRALALQKALLILHSVFQEGAND, from the coding sequence ATGAGCCAGGAGTTAGAAATAGTTATTGCTTCAGGAAATCAAGGTAAGATCGAAGAGATCAAGGACATTCTGAAGGATTGGAGGGTCAAGATTCTCTCTTTGCGGGACTATCCTGATATGGCTCCGATTGTAGAGGATGGACGGACCTTTGAAGAAAACGCGGTTAAAAAGGCTGAAACGGTATGCCGGTTCACCGGCAAGATTGCTTTGGCCGATGACTCCGGCCTGGAAGTTGATGCCCTAAATGGTGCGCCAGGCGTGATGTCGGCCAGATATGCCGGTGAAGGAGCCACTAAAGAAGCTCTAAACAAAAAGCTATTGAAGGCTATGGAGGATGTTCCTGAGCAGAAACGGACCGCTCGCTTCCGATGTGTTATGGCGATTGCTCAACCAGACAGGCAGACTCAAGTTGTTTCAGGGAAATGTGAAGGGATAATTGCTCACGCTATGCGGGGCGATTACGGTTTTGGTTATGATCCTGTTTTTGTAGTCCCTTCCTTTGGAAAGACTATGGCGGAATTAGGCGGGGAAATAAAAAACCGGATAAGTCATCGTGCCCTGGCCCTTCAAAAAGCCCTCCTTATCCTGCACTCAGTTTTTCAGGAAGGCGCTAATGATTAA
- a CDS encoding zf-HC2 domain-containing protein, giving the protein MRCEDIRKLLSNYIDEEISRELCQAIDHHLLGCQNCEAFLSTFKVTIKLVRRQRQGSIPEEVHQRLHWFLSQMQRD; this is encoded by the coding sequence ATGAGATGCGAAGATATACGGAAGTTACTTTCAAATTATATAGATGAAGAGATCTCCCGCGAGCTTTGTCAGGCCATTGATCATCATTTACTTGGCTGTCAGAATTGTGAGGCCTTTTTATCCACTTTTAAAGTAACCATAAAACTGGTCAGAAGACAAAGACAAGGCTCTATCCCCGAAGAGGTTCATCAACGACTTCACTGGTTTCTTTCACAAATGCAAAGAGATTAA